One part of the Solea solea chromosome 1, fSolSol10.1, whole genome shotgun sequence genome encodes these proteins:
- the arhgap12b gene encoding rho GTPase-activating protein 12b isoform X8, which yields MFSYLRSPHYITTSPSGQGRSDSPVYTNLQELKISQSSLPPVPSGSPLHILGDWETHKDLSGRHFYYNRASGERTWKPPRTRDASGSTSSFRGDNQTSVENELLSSEENCHSTHSSQSDSQYGSPPRGWSEELDQHGHTLYVSEYTQEKWIKHLDEQGRPYYYSADGSRSEWELPKYNISPQSGEFPKSRSLERKQQEPIVLTKWRHSTYVLDLNDKEGSPMPRQSSPDSDSCPSSPKHPSTPSEKCGVLNVTKITENGKKVRKNWTSSWTVLQGSTLLFAKGQGASTSWSYYHSGSIPELLLTLLSNWRRSVKPRPAVAFVNCRPVQAAAKFGSNQSKPEFMVDLRGGSVDWASKDKSSKKHVIELKTRQGTELLIQSEIDSVIQDWYRTLTETINTHVWESDEAIEEDMPESPGTEKQDKEKEHRDSKKNRVMKTSLSMDSSDQKKTRMKLKKFLTRRPTYQAVRDKGYIKDQVFGCSLISLCQRENTWVPNFVKMCIDHVENTGLSVDGLYRVSGNLAVIQKLRFAVNHDEKVDLNDSKWEDIHVTTGALKMFFRELPEPLFTYGSFYDFVNAIKCSDYKQRVNSIKDLIKKLPKPNHDTMQSLFKHLRRVIDHGEANRMTTQSVAIVFGPTLLRPETETGNIAVHMVYQNQIVEVILLEYESIFGR from the exons ATGTTTTCATACCTGAGGAGCCCACATTACATT aCGACATCGCCTTCAGGTCAGGGCCGGTCCGATTCCCCAGTCTACACCAACCTCCAGGAGCTGAAGATCTCACAGTCCAGCCTGCCGCCCGTCCCTTCAGGATCGCCACTCCACATCCTGGGTGACTGGGAGACCCACAAAGACCTGAGCGGCAGGCATTTCTACTACAACCGTGCCAGTGGAGAACGCACGTGGAAACCGCCGCGCACCAGGGACGCCAGCGGCAGCACCAGCAGTTTCAGAGGAGACAATCAGACGTCAGTGGAGAACGAG CTGCTGTCCTCAGAGGAAAACTGTCACAGCACCCACTCCAGTCAGTCTGACAGCCAGTACGGGTCGCCCCCTAGAGGCTGGTCTGAGGAGCTGGATCAACATGGACACACCCTCTACGTGTCTGAATACACGCAGGAGAAG TGGATAAAGCATCTGGACGAACAGGGCCGACCTTACTACTACAGTGCTGATGGATCTAGGTCAGAGTGGGAACTGCCCAAG TACAATATCTCACCTCAGTCCGGCGAGTTTCCCAAGAGTCGCAGTCTGGAGAGGAAGCAGCAGGAGCCCATCGTCCTTACCAAGTGGAGACACAGCACTTATGTGTTAGACCTCAATGACAAG GAGGGTTCTCCGATGCCCAGGCAGAGCTCTCCAGATTCTGACTCCTGCCCCTCATCTCCTAAGCACCCCTCGACC CCTTCAGAGAAGTGTGGCGTCCTCAATGTgaccaaaatcactgaaaatggaaagaaagtCAG GAAGAATTGGACCTCGTCGTGGACCGTGCTGCAGGGTTCCACTCTGCTCTTTGCCAAGGGTCAGGGGGCCAGCACCAGCTGG TCTTACTACCACAGTGGCTCCATCCCAGAGCTGCTCCTCACTCTTCTTAGCAACTGGAGGCGCTCAGTCAAGCCCCGCCCTGCTGTCGCCTTTGTGAACTGTAGGCCTGTGCAGGCGGCTGCT AAGTTCGGCAGCAACCAATCAAAGCCCGAGTTCATGGTTGATCTGCGAGGCGGGTCTGTGGACTGGGCCTCCAAGGACAAGTCCAGCAAGAAACATGTCATTGAG CTAAAGACGCGTCAGGGAACAGAACTGCTGATCCAGTCAGAGATCGACAGCGTGATCCAGGACTGGTACCGGACTCTTACAGAGACCATCAACACACAT GTCTGGGAGTCCGATGAGGCCATTGAGGAGGACATGCCTGAGTCTCCTGGAACTGAGAAACAAGACAAGGAGAAAGAACACCGGGACTCCAAGAAGAACAGAG TGATGAAAACATCGCTGAGCATGGACTCGTCTGACCAGAAGAAAACCAGGATGAAGCTCAAGAAGTTCCTCACGCGTCGACCCACGTATCAGGCCGTCAGAGACAAAGGCTACATCAAAG ATCAAGTGTTTGGGTGCAGCCTGATCAGTCTGTGCCAGCGGGAAAACACATGGGTGCCCaactttgtcaaaatgtgtatCGATCATGTGGAAAATACAG GTCTCAGTGTTGATGGTTTGTACAGAGTGAGCGGGAACCTGGCAGTGATACAGAAGCTTCGCTTTGCTGTCAATCATG ACGAGAAGGTGGATCTGAATGACAGTAAGTGGGAAGATATCCATGTGACCACTGGAGCTCTGAAGATGTTCTTCAGGGAACTCCCTGAGCCTCTCTTCACATACGGATCCTTCTATGACTTTGTCAATGCCATCA AATGCTCGGACTACAAACAGCGAGTAAATTCAATCAAAGACTTGATCAAGAAGTTGCCAAAACCAAACCACGACACAATGCAGAGCCTGTTCAAGCACCTGCGGAG ggtgattGACCATGGGGAGGCAAACCGCATGACCACTCAGAGCGTGGCCATCGTGTTCGGACCTACGCTGCTGCGACCTGAGACAGAGACGGGCAACATCGCGGTCCACATGGTCTACCAGAACCAGATAGTGGAAGTGATACTGCTCGAGTATGAGAGCATCTTCGGGAGGTAG
- the arhgap12b gene encoding rho GTPase-activating protein 12b isoform X7 — MHRRFSIFRGYRRPGEDDNEVFVCSHGNKTTSPSGQGRSDSPVYTNLQELKISQSSLPPVPSGSPLHILGDWETHKDLSGRHFYYNRASGERTWKPPRTRDASGSTSSFRGDNQTSVENELLSSEENCHSTHSSQSDSQYGSPPRGWSEELDQHGHTLYVSEYTQEKWIKHLDEQGRPYYYSADGSRSEWELPKYNISPQSGEFPKSRSLERKQQEPIVLTKWRHSTYVLDLNDKEGSPMPRQSSPDSDSCPSSPKHPSTPSEKCGVLNVTKITENGKKVRKNWTSSWTVLQGSTLLFAKGQGASTSWSYYHSGSIPELLLTLLSNWRRSVKPRPAVAFVNCRPVQAAAKFGSNQSKPEFMVDLRGGSVDWASKDKSSKKHVIELKTRQGTELLIQSEIDSVIQDWYRTLTETINTHVWESDEAIEEDMPESPGTEKQDKEKEHRDSKKNRVMKTSLSMDSSDQKKTRMKLKKFLTRRPTYQAVRDKGYIKDQVFGCSLISLCQRENTWVPNFVKMCIDHVENTGLSVDGLYRVSGNLAVIQKLRFAVNHDEKVDLNDSKWEDIHVTTGALKMFFRELPEPLFTYGSFYDFVNAIKCSDYKQRVNSIKDLIKKLPKPNHDTMQSLFKHLRRVIDHGEANRMTTQSVAIVFGPTLLRPETETGNIAVHMVYQNQIVEVILLEYESIFGR, encoded by the exons ATGCATCGTAGATTCAGTATATTCAGAGGTTACAGGCGACCCGGGGAGGATGATAAcgaagtgtttgtgtgcagccaTGGAAacaag aCGACATCGCCTTCAGGTCAGGGCCGGTCCGATTCCCCAGTCTACACCAACCTCCAGGAGCTGAAGATCTCACAGTCCAGCCTGCCGCCCGTCCCTTCAGGATCGCCACTCCACATCCTGGGTGACTGGGAGACCCACAAAGACCTGAGCGGCAGGCATTTCTACTACAACCGTGCCAGTGGAGAACGCACGTGGAAACCGCCGCGCACCAGGGACGCCAGCGGCAGCACCAGCAGTTTCAGAGGAGACAATCAGACGTCAGTGGAGAACGAG CTGCTGTCCTCAGAGGAAAACTGTCACAGCACCCACTCCAGTCAGTCTGACAGCCAGTACGGGTCGCCCCCTAGAGGCTGGTCTGAGGAGCTGGATCAACATGGACACACCCTCTACGTGTCTGAATACACGCAGGAGAAG TGGATAAAGCATCTGGACGAACAGGGCCGACCTTACTACTACAGTGCTGATGGATCTAGGTCAGAGTGGGAACTGCCCAAG TACAATATCTCACCTCAGTCCGGCGAGTTTCCCAAGAGTCGCAGTCTGGAGAGGAAGCAGCAGGAGCCCATCGTCCTTACCAAGTGGAGACACAGCACTTATGTGTTAGACCTCAATGACAAG GAGGGTTCTCCGATGCCCAGGCAGAGCTCTCCAGATTCTGACTCCTGCCCCTCATCTCCTAAGCACCCCTCGACC CCTTCAGAGAAGTGTGGCGTCCTCAATGTgaccaaaatcactgaaaatggaaagaaagtCAG GAAGAATTGGACCTCGTCGTGGACCGTGCTGCAGGGTTCCACTCTGCTCTTTGCCAAGGGTCAGGGGGCCAGCACCAGCTGG TCTTACTACCACAGTGGCTCCATCCCAGAGCTGCTCCTCACTCTTCTTAGCAACTGGAGGCGCTCAGTCAAGCCCCGCCCTGCTGTCGCCTTTGTGAACTGTAGGCCTGTGCAGGCGGCTGCT AAGTTCGGCAGCAACCAATCAAAGCCCGAGTTCATGGTTGATCTGCGAGGCGGGTCTGTGGACTGGGCCTCCAAGGACAAGTCCAGCAAGAAACATGTCATTGAG CTAAAGACGCGTCAGGGAACAGAACTGCTGATCCAGTCAGAGATCGACAGCGTGATCCAGGACTGGTACCGGACTCTTACAGAGACCATCAACACACAT GTCTGGGAGTCCGATGAGGCCATTGAGGAGGACATGCCTGAGTCTCCTGGAACTGAGAAACAAGACAAGGAGAAAGAACACCGGGACTCCAAGAAGAACAGAG TGATGAAAACATCGCTGAGCATGGACTCGTCTGACCAGAAGAAAACCAGGATGAAGCTCAAGAAGTTCCTCACGCGTCGACCCACGTATCAGGCCGTCAGAGACAAAGGCTACATCAAAG ATCAAGTGTTTGGGTGCAGCCTGATCAGTCTGTGCCAGCGGGAAAACACATGGGTGCCCaactttgtcaaaatgtgtatCGATCATGTGGAAAATACAG GTCTCAGTGTTGATGGTTTGTACAGAGTGAGCGGGAACCTGGCAGTGATACAGAAGCTTCGCTTTGCTGTCAATCATG ACGAGAAGGTGGATCTGAATGACAGTAAGTGGGAAGATATCCATGTGACCACTGGAGCTCTGAAGATGTTCTTCAGGGAACTCCCTGAGCCTCTCTTCACATACGGATCCTTCTATGACTTTGTCAATGCCATCA AATGCTCGGACTACAAACAGCGAGTAAATTCAATCAAAGACTTGATCAAGAAGTTGCCAAAACCAAACCACGACACAATGCAGAGCCTGTTCAAGCACCTGCGGAG ggtgattGACCATGGGGAGGCAAACCGCATGACCACTCAGAGCGTGGCCATCGTGTTCGGACCTACGCTGCTGCGACCTGAGACAGAGACGGGCAACATCGCGGTCCACATGGTCTACCAGAACCAGATAGTGGAAGTGATACTGCTCGAGTATGAGAGCATCTTCGGGAGGTAG